The following proteins come from a genomic window of Bdellovibrionales bacterium:
- a CDS encoding low molecular weight phosphotyrosine protein phosphatase: MKKLNVIFICLGNICRSPTAEAVMKALIQRDNLEDRIFCDSAGTAGHHEGEDADARSITHSKRRGYEITSKSRPFLAHKDFSDFDYIVAMDEANYSDLLKLDRDRKHARKVFRLVQFCTRNKYKEVPDPFYGGLKPSRK, from the coding sequence ATGAAAAAGTTAAACGTTATCTTTATTTGTCTTGGAAATATTTGCAGATCTCCCACGGCGGAGGCCGTGATGAAAGCTCTGATCCAACGAGATAACCTCGAAGATAGAATCTTTTGCGACTCTGCGGGGACTGCAGGTCATCACGAAGGCGAAGATGCTGACGCACGGAGCATTACTCATTCCAAGAGACGAGGATACGAGATCACCAGCAAGTCCCGCCCTTTTTTAGCTCATAAGGACTTCTCGGACTTCGACTACATCGTTGCGATGGACGAGGCGAACTACTCAGATCTTCTAAAGCTCGATCGTGATCGAAAGCATGCACGTAAAGTTTTTAGATTAGTGCAATTCTGTACAAGAAATAAATATAAAGAAGTCCCTGACCCCTTCTACGGTGGCCTGAAGCCTTCGAGGAAGTGA